The sequence below is a genomic window from Cryobacterium arcticum.
CCGTAGGTCGTGACCGTCGGGCGCAGGCTCAGGTTCTGGGCCAGGCGCAGGAACTCGCGGCCGTCGGCGCGGGTGTTGCAGGTGACGCTGCGCAGGTCGCGCTCGTGGAAGAGGTGCTCTTCGTAGCCGAGCACCGGGATGTCGCTGAGGTGGATGCCGGCGACCACGACCGTGCCGCCGGGCCGGGTGGCCTCGAGCGCCACGGGCACGAGGCCGCCGGCAGGGGCGAACAGGATCGCGGAGTCCAGGTCGTCGGGCGGTCGGGAGGCCTCGTCGCCGACGAACCGGAGCGGCATCGTGCGGGCCAGGTCGCGGTTGGCGTCGCCGCGGGTCATGGCCGAGACGGATGCCCCTGCCGCCAACGCGAGGGCCGCCGTGATGTGCGCGCTGGAGCCGAAGCCGTACAGGCCGAGGTGGCCGCCGGGCGGCAGGTTGGCCCGGCGCAGCGCCCGGTAGCCGATGATGCCGGCGCAGAGCAGCGGTGCCGCGGCGACCGGGTCGGTGCCCGCCGGTAGCGGGTAGGCGAACGCCTCGCGCACCACGGCGTGCCGAGCGAAGCCGCCGTCGGCGTCGTAGCCGGTGAAGCGGGCAGAGGCGCAGAGGTTCTCCCGCCCGGTGAGGCAGTAGTCGCAGCTGCCGCAGGTCTCCCTCAGCCAGGCGATCCCGACCAGGTCGCCTCGTTGGAGCCGGCGCACGGCCGGGCCCGTCGCGATGACCAGGCCGACCACCTGGTGCCCGGGCACCACGGCGCTGCGGTGCGGCGGCAGCTCGCCGTCCACGACGTGCAGGTCGGTGCGGCAGACGCCGCAGGCCAGGCATTCCACGAGCACCTCGTCGGCCTCGGGTGCCGCGACCGCACGGTCCCGGCGCGAGATGCCGTGGTCGCCGGTCGTGACCCAGGCTTCGGTGATGATCACGAGCGCCTCCAGCATCGGTGGATTCCCTGACGCCGCACACTGTACGCCGCGGGCCCAGACCGGGCGACTAATTGTTACCGACCTTTACAAACACGATCTGTGCGTGGGAGAATTGGCACACCAATCG
It includes:
- a CDS encoding zinc-binding alcohol dehydrogenase family protein, whose amino-acid sequence is MLEALVIITEAWVTTGDHGISRRDRAVAAPEADEVLVECLACGVCRTDLHVVDGELPPHRSAVVPGHQVVGLVIATGPAVRRLQRGDLVGIAWLRETCGSCDYCLTGRENLCASARFTGYDADGGFARHAVVREAFAYPLPAGTDPVAAAPLLCAGIIGYRALRRANLPPGGHLGLYGFGSSAHITAALALAAGASVSAMTRGDANRDLARTMPLRFVGDEASRPPDDLDSAILFAPAGGLVPVALEATRPGGTVVVAGIHLSDIPVLGYEEHLFHERDLRSVTCNTRADGREFLRLAQNLSLRPTVTTYGFDQVDRALDDLRAGRASGSLVVSIGRAQTPT